A window of Salvia splendens isolate huo1 chromosome 8, SspV2, whole genome shotgun sequence genomic DNA:
TCAGCATTAATCCACATTCTTTCATCTTAGTGGATTTGCATTAAGAGTTATCTCTCTGTCTCATCACTCagttcagttttttttttgtagaagTAGTAATTCTCCGATCAGTTTGGATGTTGCATTATGGTGGAGTTTTTAACTTATAACTTCATTCATAGAAAGCATCACACTACTTTGTTTTGGTAAGATCATAACTAGTCTACTATTGTTTGTTGTAGACATTATGGTGGACGGGTCATGGGGAAATGTTGTCCGCTCAACCGGAACTCTGTCTGACGGTTGGTTCTATGTTCTATCCGTCTACCTTCTGTTTCAAGGATTTATGTTGGTTTGATGTGTTACATTGTTGCTTCCTGATCATGTGTAACATTGATTGTAGTTAACCCACCGAATCCTCGACGGAAATTTCGAAAGGGCGATCGCTCCCGTAGGAGTTGGACAGTTCGAGAGGAAGAAATCCTCGCTGCCTGTTTGCTCGACTTGGTCTCTAGAGGCTGGAAATCCGACAATGGCTTCCGGGCTGGGTATTTAGGGAAGATTGAGGATGCTATCCGTAAGGAATTCCCCAACACGGACATCAAGGGCAATCCTCACGTGAATTCGAAGCTCACTGCCTGGAAGAAGAGTTACCAAAGCCTCAGGAATATACTTAGTAGGAGTGGTGTGGGGTTCAACTCAGACAACGAGTACCGCATTGAATGCGATGATGATCAGTGGGACGCCATTGTTATGGTAAGGCGTCCTAATATTTGTAATTGATCAGTGATGCTCTGTTTCATTGCCTACTGACTCTTCTTCTACCAACTATTGTAGGCCGATAAGGAAGCTAAATTTATGCGGCATAAGTCGTGGCCGTTGTGGGAAACGTGGAAGGTGATTTTCGGCAAGGACCGTGCGTGTGGTGGTGGGGCTGAGCAGATAAGTGATGCGGCGGATGCCTTCCGGCGTGGCCAGCCAGGCACGTACAGTGAGGTTAATGAAAATGACTATCATCCAAGCCTCGATGACATTGAAGCCGACAAAGCAATACCTTCATCACAGCCCTTCGGTAATCATGACATGAGCTCGGGGAATAGTGGAAAACAAACTTCAGTTAACACGGCCAACGCAAGCAAGAAACGCAAACTCGACGGCTCGGACACTGCACTAATGGAGTTCCTCGCAACTTTGCACGCGGAGACAAACTCTCGCTTGGAGGTGATTTCGACGAGGATCGGGTACGAGTTCGATCTTGGGCAGGCTAGGCAAGATGTGTTTGCGAAGCTGTGTGACGTCGATGGTCTAACGCTGAACCAAAGGTATGAACTTTGTAACATACTAGGCGATAAGCCGCAGCGGATGGAAATCTTCATGGGTATGCAGGAGAGCGCTCGGCTTGGGTACTTGCTGAAACTGCTCGAGGATAAACATAATGGGATTTGACTGGATTGGgtattgtgtattttgataAACATAAGTGACgatttaatgaaatatttagTTTGAAAATCACATACAACTTGCCTAGATCCATTAACGAAACATAAGGTTTGCGATGCTATTAAAGTTTTGTTTACAAACTAGGTAGTCCGTCATACAAAATGCCCATAGCTCGGGGTGCACTCGTAAGTTGCgttgtttttaaattatcttCCCGAGAAAAATTCCCACAACAACCAACACGACCGCACTAAATccaattaataagatgttacaCACATCTCCCTTTGCATTGACGGTGCAACAGTGGTCACGTCGGGCGGCAGAGGCTGATCCAACGGGTACATTAGCCAAATCCTTGCCCAATCGTGAAGTGGCTCCACGCTCATCAAGTGTAGACCTTGCGTCCCTCCCTCTGATGTACTCATCACACCACATAAATGATCCAGGGTGGTTTAGATCTTCCGGGCATTTGAGGTAATACCTACCCGCGTTGATTGCCTGTTTGCCTGCACAACGCATAACCATCTTCCCCGAGCCACACCCGCACTCGGGAATGCCATCAAGTTTTCCGAAGCGTTGCAACATTTGCTGAGAGAGAGACAACAACTAGATTATTGGAATATGGCTATTAAACAaagaaatcaaaaataaaataaaattagcagATAACAAACAAGTAGTTTAGTGTTGGTTGTAGTACACAGATGCATAAAGTACTTAACAAGCACACATATGTAAGTAGTCTGATTCTATCTACTATTCCACATGTCCAAGGCGATGGTATCACGCATTGCAGTCCATTGTTCAGATGGTTCTCCATAGTCTACGCAGTGGGGTGCAACAAAGGGTTCACCATTCTGGATAGTAGCAGCATCACCCAGAAGTGTCTCTTCGATGGGATCGCTCCCCATCTCACGACGAATAAAATTATGTAGAAGGAAACAAGCCATGATCAACCTGATTTGGGTTTGAATTGGGTAAAATGATGGACTTCTTAGAATCCCCCAACGCATCTTCAGCACTGCGAAGGCTCGCTCAATAACATTCCTAGCCTTACTGTGGCGCATGTTAAATATTTCTTTGGGTTCCTGTGGAGCTTGATCTCCAACGCCCCATTCCTTGAGGTGGTAGCGGACCCCTTTGTAAGGTGTTAAGAATCCGGGGCTATTAGCGTATGCATTGTCGCCTAAATAATAACAACCTGCAAAAGAGTACAAGATGCATTAGATTATCGTTTGTAAAACATAATACATTGTTGTATTACACATAAAAACTATTTTGTAATTATGAAAGAAGTAAATATGGCAGCTTCTATTTACCTTGGGGAACCCTGAAGCCGTTGTTTCTAGACACGGCATCCCTTAGCACACGAGAATCACCCGCCGAACCCTCCCACCCAGGTAAGATGTACACGAACTGCATGTCTCGGTCGCACGCGGCTAACACGTTGGTAGCAATAGTCCCTTTACGCGTGCGATAACGGGGTTTGTCAGAGTTGCTCACCAATACGCTGATGTGTGTGCCGTCAAGGGCACCTAGACAACCCTAGACGCAATGACAAATGCATCAATCACAACAAGAACGAGTTATCTCATCACCAAAACAAACTTTAGAGCTCAACTGGACTAACCTTGAACCATTTCCATCTATGGTCAATGGAATCATCGGGAACGGGGATAGGCGCAGATAATAATATGTCATGAAGGCTAATCACGGCACCTAAAACTTTGTTAACATAGTACGACACCGTGGACCCAGAACGCGTAAAACTAAAACGGACTATACGGTTTTTGGTGTGATGTGCTAGAACACAAAGAAAAATCGCAACTTGCTCTTCGATCCCTAGACACTTACCAATCTGTAACCCACCCCGACCATGGAGGATGCGGCAAAGCTTTCCGAACGTGTTGCGGTCCTTTCGGAGGCTATCTAAGCAATGTGTATCTGTTAGATGAATGAGTCTGTCCAAGTGTTCTAGCTGAGCGGGCACCTTATTGATCAAGCTGTAACGCCTGGCGTGTTCCAGTATCCTACGTCGCGCACGCTTAGTGTGACCCTTGAGGTAGCGATGCACCAGTATCATTGTCTCATCCCAATACATTTGCATGATGTCCTCTAGCATCATAACTATGCTAGTGTACCTAATTGTTGGCGTTCTCATCCTGTATATGTCTGTAATGATTCAAAAAAATGCAGGTCTAACTCTACCAACTGCCAGTCATTGACGATaagtgataaggctaatttcatgcatgggtctagggatttaattcgtgattttactaggactaacgcacgttttaagccaggtgtgtgaaggaattcgccaggtccaggaaagaagaccaaaaaatcacaaggtcgaggaactggcgatttagtgaacgattatgaagagaattgctcgacggaggaagctccagagttgaagggtagaatagagatttctacgaagactcaagggctatgtccgcatctataaaaggcagaagcatgcaagctggagggatcttcccgggggagacctcaccacagtctgttgcttagttcactttcccacacacacacttgatactagttttgaggagatctcagttcgcacgtccgggtttcatcttagcttccgaaatggtgtaacaccgctcttgttaggagcgaagaaacaatttattttccgctttccgcattttgcttactctgccgagcttcgttgttcgaagctcggttcgctgttttcaccgaatagtttctggtttaaaagcaagtttgattttccgttatggcgattgtgttgatttctggtttgatcgtttcgcttattgagattttggagtttttaaattatctgagttggatgcgtttcgcagctgtttactgagttattgcaggttaatggtcagatctgggagattggagttggattgtggaagaattttggttggatttgctggatttgttggttgttgggttcagatgtcttggatccggagtggatcaagcattctgacgtgaatctgagtagtttcgatctgattttcatgcttagtttacgtgtttttctttcattccgtctagtgtacgcagatctgatgtgtttccgagttgcagcaagataacgacgaccaaatctctatattctgttcgaatctcgctttttgctctatttgttcatctgcaagttcaATTGGGTGGAGAAGATGCATTTTGCTGcaagctagcgtcagagtttgttaatctgcagttctttccgtacttgccatttttggaattatggtccccactttcagtcatattctgtttagctagattaggaagttgtttacactgtctaggaagtggttatgtttcttgttgtcgaagtctgaatttacaagtttaacatgtcctaggtctagcatttacattttctgtctaggtctagagttagtttaaaattctcaacccttttgttgcgtggcagcagccatttgtctgtccaaagtctctgagcactactttgcgagtccatctctgtgggatcgaccccacttccctatactaattcatagtattcgggttgagggatttatattttttgaaggggagtcgatgtgtgtccaacgaccaagcactttatgttctcttaagttcctagaccttgtgctctagtggatttaaggagcgtggtgtcttgaccaagcgcttgcagtgatctatttctgtgcacacgcgataaaagaagaaaatcctcgtttcaaatggcgccgttgccggggatggatggcgtactttgtgttagtgcctagagtttttggtgtgaataattttaatttactttttctttccgttttctttgtagtacatgagcaggagcttccaccggagtaactcgtctggttggaaatacggtcagttcgtttggaagatcaaggatacagcctccactgtgactaccagatcagggttcacgacgggagatccgttcccgactgagtttttgagtgacgaatcttgggaatcttcaggacgaacagatccggagtccccaccagaatcggaaacagagtcagaaacaggggaggaagaggaagttgagatggcacacgtagcggacccagatccagaaatagggtcactaacggctcatctcgatggagaaccagcacacgcaatagtgatgaacccacgtcagagatctattgagatcaaaacgaatgtgttaggtgtcttgccaacattttctgggcgaaggagtgaatgcccgtacgagtttttgaacgagtttagcaagttatgtggcattcaaaggaggcctaatgatgcgacagaggaggactatcgcttgcgcgcgattcctttcactctaaagggggaggcaaatacatggttgttgagattacccccggattctatccgcacctggagggactttaaattggagttcctagattacttctttccatccaacaagacgaacgctctgaagaaggagatagtggaatgcaagcaggattacgatgagtcattgagccaatactggtcaaggttcaagggattgctggacgcatgcccgaatcatcggatgatagaggcagagacctactctctgttttatgaaggggcaactcccgagtctaaggatttgatgaactcctcgagcggggggaattttacaagaaagagaggaagtgaggcaagagagattttgggaagattaatcgacgccaagaaggcgtatgacagtacgaggaatgctgtgagaaaaggctctgtgaatgcattgagggagcaggaggatgacaaagttgaagcaaggattgataggctggagaaagccttgctgaatgctatcgaaaaaaCTAATACAGCCGCACCAAGGGAAACTGCTAAGTTGTTAGGTCCAGTAgataatcaactccagcaatattacggacctcaggaaggtgattaccaggcccaggcgaacgcgatgggaagttggaatcctgatggaagttggaaccaaggaagacaaagagatgcaccctggaggaatcacccgaactttagatggtctgaaaacgagcaaagccagccagcaccccaactgagtatacagtccgcaccgcagcccgagaggcagggtaactggagaaatcatgaggggcaaggaaattggaacaaccgtaatcaaggagatcactcgacctggggaaacaagaatcaaaattatcaagggaattcttatgtaccaccacatcaaaggaatttccaagcaccttacccaggtcaaggaagcaatttcaacaacaatccaggaggtcaagggcacattcgcccaggccaaggaagtggaacaaaccaaaatatagggccaggccctagtcagccaagctctagaccaaggaaccttgatgagatggttcacgacctcgttagttcccagcagcacattcagaacaatttacagtcgaacaatgatgtggtccacaagcttcaggatgcgcagcaagaacagaaggcggcaatggatatgttggccaaacagttgtctcaaatagctacttccttgagtgatatgcggggaaacgagggcaagattcctgcatcggtaagaccaccggacaaagccaatattagccagatcacgctgagatctgggaaggagtacgaagggccggtcatgaggtacagggaggtcacgacccccattaaggataaggaaacataggaaaaaaccactgaatcaagaaactcggttgaaagcaaccctgcagttagagatgaacttcaggcaggagatttagagaaacggctgcccaggacaatcgaaccatttttcctagatccagaaccggaattggtagagaaaaaaggagtcgatgaatcttcagcaggtgaatgttccggaaccgggaaacgaccaaaacctttcccaaaccgaggagaggcaaagaaaaagaaggatgagccagtggatcttatggatattttcgggaaactggagataaatctacccttcttacaggctttgaaaatgccagttttcagcaagttcatcaaagagtttatagctgggaaggctagacctagtggaaaaatcttgataggcgagaatgtgtccgcggtaattcagaagcggaggatgccttcgaaatgcaatgacccaggtatgttcaccttgcctatttccatcggcgatgtaaaaattgagcatgctatgtgtgacttgggagcatccataaatgtgttacccctgtccatatacaagaggttagtgggagtaggtatggtggatacgaaggttgtgatccaattggcggacaggtcatgcatctgccctgaaggagtgctcgagaacgtaatagtcaaggtacacgacttcctgtacccggctgacttccatgtgattaagatgagcgataatgagtctgtagagtctggcggagtattattggggagacctttcctgcgaactgctaagactatcattgatgtctttgatggtactatctgtctcgattacaatggggataaatatacattcagcatagatgaggcaatgaagaagccacttgatgttgaaaatatgcattctgtagatatcattaaccccttggtcctggaatacctcgagactgaattaatgcagggacagattgagaactcagagatgagtcatgctattgatagggaggtggccagttggtgccaagcaatgaatacgagcaagttgtcagatgaagagctagcagaagcaattctggaattttgcaccaagcccgagctagccagatcgagggagacactttatggggcaagcaaggaagatcttcctggatcgactaaggggatgacgactggagcagcagaaaagaaccccctgccccaggaaaaagatgttcccaagaaggagttgaaaacacttccgccaggcctaaagtatgcttaccttgaggcgaatgagacttttccggtgattatcaacagcaacttgatcaaggaacaggaagaggagctgctgaaagtcatccgaaggaacaagaacgctattggttggacactttctgacttggtagggattagccctgatctgtgcatgcatcacattcgattaaatgaaggagcgaaaccctgcagagaccctcaacgcaaattgaatcccaatatgagggaagaggtattgaaggaggtattgaagttgttatccctaggaatcatttattccatacccgacagtgaatgggttagcccagtacacatggtacccaaaaagtcgggaatccaggttgtcaagaacgacaagaatgagttggtaccgaccaggctagtcaccggttggaggatgtgcattgactacagaagattgaatgaggcaaccaagaaagaccattttccccttccgttcattgaccagatgctggagagattagcaggcaagcaatatttctgtttcttggacggatatagtgggtatttccaaatttacgtggaccccgaggaccaggagaagacaactttcacgtgtccgtttggaacgtatgcatatcggagaatgccgtttggcctttgcaatgcaccaggcacttttcaacgatgtatgatgagtattttctcagacctgctggaagattgcatcgagatcttt
This region includes:
- the LOC121745692 gene encoding uncharacterized protein LOC121745692, whose product is MMLEDIMQMYWDETMILVHRYLKGHTKRARRRILEHARRYSLINKVPAQLEHLDRLIHLTDTHCLDSLRKDRNTFGKLCRILHGRGGLQIGKCLGIEEQVAIFLCVLAHHTKNRIVRFSFTRSGSTVSYYVNKVLGAVISLHDILLSAPIPVPDDSIDHRWKWFKGCLGALDGTHISVLVSNSDKPRYRTRKGTIATNVLAACDRDMQFVYILPGWEGSAGDSRVLRDAVSRNNGFRVPQGK